Proteins encoded within one genomic window of Girardinichthys multiradiatus isolate DD_20200921_A chromosome 21, DD_fGirMul_XY1, whole genome shotgun sequence:
- the LOC124857951 gene encoding centrosome and spindle pole-associated protein 1-like isoform X4, giving the protein MPPSASAAQEITQHFDRDSGLTALGRDYEKKKQKLLLELQLEYKDYVAKKNDCKTRVHDGQHQGLSLPIEEKLSTKERLREERQKECNLFLQEQAQNRKIKRGTPPVPSKPELQASAATSSGPALSFLNTQTSTPPGFKESSESRRNAATLTKAGNNGRTPDTWRHGPQRRRRWQIDQPKKTHSSEEELNTDEEEDFDFRGRRRQDRITYEQEYNEESGTPERRGRSISQTPQNTEKAARPTLVTNKEEKEFATGLMIGAAEERRVTQMKKEQYRQELLRQIAEQQENKIKEKKTLLKVGTTEAIAPGKEQPESFKRDVFDTMGFDPKHNDPVESQQHRTLGQNSLVCFSPAVNQLPGSTLPLSGMGTVQVVPPFDYYSGFTGIQGQVAFPWVPVVPPVPHTVSNADMSRYDAAFYQGGTRRQDPHSNRNLNRMLGGAQQKETYETPLPMSPPVRANNGSPLDIEGLHADGSRLRNERPQSYREALRQQVTEKEECTRKEKEEKKRRDASELEAEVVYDPWGKGGGGAPIKDKHGNLFSDLYHMHRINNRMTSLRAEAGAPISQQESSHQSPLQQDRYKEELEQQMEEKKRKQAEERERLKILEEKEAKRLATERAHIQQRYEDEQRREKEIRNKHKRSNQAETRDTKEDISKGQKIQSSRRNERGPTPPVPALQRKHTNVVTSRPSSIVSPLKSKTERIVSAPNTQPVPESKPLAPAGQQEVIRELSALRNLLRTEQRKLELQLDQTETHRSHLSKH; this is encoded by the exons ATGCCCCCTTCCGCCTCAGCAGCACAGGAAATAACTCAACATTTCGACAGAG ATTCAGGTTTAACTGCTCTAGGAAGAGATTATgaaaagaagaagcagaagcTGCTGCTGGAGCTGCAGCTGGAGTACAAAGATTATGTTGCCAAG AAAAACGATTGTAAAACCCGTGTGCATGACGGGCAGCACCAGGGTCTTTCCTTGCCTATAGAGGAGAAGCTATCAACAAAG GAAAGGCTGAGagaagagagacagaaagaatGCAACCTTTTTCTCCAGGAGCAAGCTCAAAACAGGAAGATAAAGAGAGGAACACCTCCTGTTCCTTCTAAG CCAGAACTGCAAGCATCAGCAGCAACTAGTTCCGGCCCTGCTCTGTCCTTCCTAAATACCCAGACAAGCACACCGCCTGGATTCAAGGAGAGCTCTGAATCCAGGAGAAATGCTGCCACTCTGACCAAGGCAGGAAATAACGGAAGAACCCCAGACACCTGGAGACATGGCCCACAGAGGCGAAGGAGATGGCAAATTGATCAGCCAAAGAAGACACACAGCTCTGAGGAGGAGCTGAACacagatgaagaagaggactTTGATTTCAGAGGCCGAAGGAGGCAAGACAGAATCACTTATGAGCAGGAGTACAATGAGGAATCGGGAACCCCAGAGCGCAGAGGGAGAAG CATTAGTCAAACACCACAGAACACGGAGAAAGCAGCAAGACCTACACTCGTTACCAACAAGGAGGAGAAAGAGTTTGCAACTGGACTCATGATCG GGGCAGCAGAGGAACGGAGAGTTACTCAAATGAAGAAGGAGCAATATAGGCAGGAATTGCTTAGACAAATTGCAGAACAACAGGAAAACAAGATAAA AGAGAAGAAAACGTTGCTGAAAGTTGGTACCACTGAAGCTATAGCTCCTGGGAAAGAG CAGCCCGAGAGCTTCAAACGGGATGTTTTTGATACCATGGGGTTTGATCCCAAACATAATGATCCAGTTGAAAGCCAACAACACAGAACTCTTGGACAGAATTCCCTCGTGTGCTTCAGTCCAGCCGTCAATCAGCTGCCAGGGAGCACATTGCCTCTGTCTGGGATGGGAACAGTGCAAGTGGTCCCACCATTTGATTATTACAGCGGCTTCACAGGCATACAAGGACAGGTGGCCTTCCCATG GGTCCCTGTTGTTCCTCCTGTACCTCACACGGTTTCCAACGCTGACATGAGCCGGTATGATGCAGCTTTTTATCAAGGAGGAACCAGAAGGCAGGATCCCCATTCTAACCGCAATCTGA ATAGGATGCTTGGAGGGGCTCAGCAGAAGGAAACATATGAGACTCCCCTTCCAATGTCTCCCCCTGTCAGAGCCAATAA TGGGTCTCCTTTGGATATTGAGGGGCTTCATGCTGACGGTTCCAGGCTAAGGAATGAGAGACCCcagagctacagagaagcactAAGGCAGCAG GTTACAGAAAAAGAAGAGTGTacaagaaaagagaaagaggaGAAGAAGAGGCGAGATGCTTCTGAGCTGGAGGCTGAGGTGGTGTATGACCCCTGGGGGAAGGGCGGAGGAGGAGCTCCAATTAAAGACAAGCATGGAAACCTTTTTA gtgACCTGTATCACATGCACAGGATTAATAACAGAATGACCTCTCTGAGAGCTGAAGCTGGGGCTCCAATTTCTCAGCAAG AGTCGAGTCATCAGTCGCCTCTGCAGCAGGACAGGTACAAGGAGGAACTGGAACAGCAG ATGGAAGAGAAGAAGAGAAAGCAGGCCGAGGAACGGGAGCGTCTTAAGATCTTAGAGGAGAAAGAAGCGAAGAGGCTTGCGACGGAAAGGGCCCACATTCAGCAGCGATACGAGGATgagcagaggagagaaaaagagatCAGA aataaacacaaacgcagCAATCAAGCTGAAACTCGTGACACCAAGGAGGATATCAGCAAAGGGCAGAAAATTCAGAGTTCTCGTCGAAATGAG AGAGGACCTACTCCTCCTGTCCCAGCTTTGCAGAGGAAGCATACAAATGTTGTGACATCAAGGCCTTCCTCTATTGTGAGCCCACTTAAATCAAAGACT GAGCGCATTGTATCGGCGCCAAACACCCAACCAGTTCCTGAGAGCAAGCCTTTAGCACCCG CAGGTCAACAGGAAGTGATCAGAGAGCTGTCAGCACTCCGTAACCTTCTGAGGACAGAACAGAGAAAGCTGGAGCTTCAGCTGGACCAGACGGAGACTCACCGCTCTCATTTGAGCAAGCATTAA
- the LOC124857951 gene encoding centrosome and spindle pole-associated protein 1-like isoform X3 — translation MPPSASAAQEITQHFDRDSGLTALGRDYEKKKQKLLLELQLEYKDYVAKKNDCKTRVHDGQHQGLSLPIEEKLSTKERLREERQKECNLFLQEQAQNRKIKRGTPPVPSKPELQASAATSSGPALSFLNTQTSTPPGFKESSESRRNAATLTKAGNNGRTPDTWRHGPQRRRRWQIDQPKKTHSSEEELNTDEEEDFDFRGRRRQDRITYEQEYNEESGTPERRGRSISQTPQNTEKAARPTLVTNKEEKEFATGLMIGAAEERRVTQMKKEQYRQELLRQIAEQQENKIKEKKTLLKVGTTEAIAPGKEQFGSASQQPESFKRDVFDTMGFDPKHNDPVESQQHRTLGQNSLVCFSPAVNQLPGSTLPLSGMGTVQVVPPFDYYSGFTGIQGQVAFPWVPVVPPVPHTVSNADMSRYDAAFYQGGTRRQDPHSNRNLNRMLGGAQQKETYETPLPMSPPVRANNGSPLDIEGLHADGSRLRNERPQSYREALRQQVTEKEECTRKEKEEKKRRDASELEAEVVYDPWGKGGGGAPIKDKHGNLFSDLYHMHRINNRMTSLRAEAGAPISQQESSHQSPLQQDRYKEELEQQMEEKKRKQAEERERLKILEEKEAKRLATERAHIQQRYEDEQRREKEIRNKHKRSNQAETRDTKEDISKGQKIQSSRRNERGPTPPVPALQRKHTNVVTSRPSSIVSPLKSKTERIVSAPNTQPVPESKPLAPGQQEVIRELSALRNLLRTEQRKLELQLDQTETHRSHLSKH, via the exons ATGCCCCCTTCCGCCTCAGCAGCACAGGAAATAACTCAACATTTCGACAGAG ATTCAGGTTTAACTGCTCTAGGAAGAGATTATgaaaagaagaagcagaagcTGCTGCTGGAGCTGCAGCTGGAGTACAAAGATTATGTTGCCAAG AAAAACGATTGTAAAACCCGTGTGCATGACGGGCAGCACCAGGGTCTTTCCTTGCCTATAGAGGAGAAGCTATCAACAAAG GAAAGGCTGAGagaagagagacagaaagaatGCAACCTTTTTCTCCAGGAGCAAGCTCAAAACAGGAAGATAAAGAGAGGAACACCTCCTGTTCCTTCTAAG CCAGAACTGCAAGCATCAGCAGCAACTAGTTCCGGCCCTGCTCTGTCCTTCCTAAATACCCAGACAAGCACACCGCCTGGATTCAAGGAGAGCTCTGAATCCAGGAGAAATGCTGCCACTCTGACCAAGGCAGGAAATAACGGAAGAACCCCAGACACCTGGAGACATGGCCCACAGAGGCGAAGGAGATGGCAAATTGATCAGCCAAAGAAGACACACAGCTCTGAGGAGGAGCTGAACacagatgaagaagaggactTTGATTTCAGAGGCCGAAGGAGGCAAGACAGAATCACTTATGAGCAGGAGTACAATGAGGAATCGGGAACCCCAGAGCGCAGAGGGAGAAG CATTAGTCAAACACCACAGAACACGGAGAAAGCAGCAAGACCTACACTCGTTACCAACAAGGAGGAGAAAGAGTTTGCAACTGGACTCATGATCG GGGCAGCAGAGGAACGGAGAGTTACTCAAATGAAGAAGGAGCAATATAGGCAGGAATTGCTTAGACAAATTGCAGAACAACAGGAAAACAAGATAAA AGAGAAGAAAACGTTGCTGAAAGTTGGTACCACTGAAGCTATAGCTCCTGGGAAAGAG cagtttgGCTCTGCATCTCAGCAGCCCGAGAGCTTCAAACGGGATGTTTTTGATACCATGGGGTTTGATCCCAAACATAATGATCCAGTTGAAAGCCAACAACACAGAACTCTTGGACAGAATTCCCTCGTGTGCTTCAGTCCAGCCGTCAATCAGCTGCCAGGGAGCACATTGCCTCTGTCTGGGATGGGAACAGTGCAAGTGGTCCCACCATTTGATTATTACAGCGGCTTCACAGGCATACAAGGACAGGTGGCCTTCCCATG GGTCCCTGTTGTTCCTCCTGTACCTCACACGGTTTCCAACGCTGACATGAGCCGGTATGATGCAGCTTTTTATCAAGGAGGAACCAGAAGGCAGGATCCCCATTCTAACCGCAATCTGA ATAGGATGCTTGGAGGGGCTCAGCAGAAGGAAACATATGAGACTCCCCTTCCAATGTCTCCCCCTGTCAGAGCCAATAA TGGGTCTCCTTTGGATATTGAGGGGCTTCATGCTGACGGTTCCAGGCTAAGGAATGAGAGACCCcagagctacagagaagcactAAGGCAGCAG GTTACAGAAAAAGAAGAGTGTacaagaaaagagaaagaggaGAAGAAGAGGCGAGATGCTTCTGAGCTGGAGGCTGAGGTGGTGTATGACCCCTGGGGGAAGGGCGGAGGAGGAGCTCCAATTAAAGACAAGCATGGAAACCTTTTTA gtgACCTGTATCACATGCACAGGATTAATAACAGAATGACCTCTCTGAGAGCTGAAGCTGGGGCTCCAATTTCTCAGCAAG AGTCGAGTCATCAGTCGCCTCTGCAGCAGGACAGGTACAAGGAGGAACTGGAACAGCAG ATGGAAGAGAAGAAGAGAAAGCAGGCCGAGGAACGGGAGCGTCTTAAGATCTTAGAGGAGAAAGAAGCGAAGAGGCTTGCGACGGAAAGGGCCCACATTCAGCAGCGATACGAGGATgagcagaggagagaaaaagagatCAGA aataaacacaaacgcagCAATCAAGCTGAAACTCGTGACACCAAGGAGGATATCAGCAAAGGGCAGAAAATTCAGAGTTCTCGTCGAAATGAG AGAGGACCTACTCCTCCTGTCCCAGCTTTGCAGAGGAAGCATACAAATGTTGTGACATCAAGGCCTTCCTCTATTGTGAGCCCACTTAAATCAAAGACT GAGCGCATTGTATCGGCGCCAAACACCCAACCAGTTCCTGAGAGCAAGCCTTTAGCACCCG GTCAACAGGAAGTGATCAGAGAGCTGTCAGCACTCCGTAACCTTCTGAGGACAGAACAGAGAAAGCTGGAGCTTCAGCTGGACCAGACGGAGACTCACCGCTCTCATTTGAGCAAGCATTAA
- the LOC124857951 gene encoding centrosome and spindle pole-associated protein 1-like isoform X2 yields the protein MPPSASAAQEITQHFDRDSGLTALGRDYEKKKQKLLLELQLEYKDYVAKKNDCKTRVHDGQHQGLSLPIEEKLSTKERLREERQKECNLFLQEQAQNRKIKRGTPPVPSKPELQASAATSSGPALSFLNTQTSTPPGFKESSESRRNAATLTKAGNNGRTPDTWRHGPQRRRRWQIDQPKKTHSSEEELNTDEEEDFDFRGRRRQDRITYEQEYNEESGTPERRGRSISQTPQNTEKAARPTLVTNKEEKEFATGLMIGAAEERRVTQMKKEQYRQELLRQIAEQQENKIKEKKTLLKVGTTEAIAPGKEFGSASQQPESFKRDVFDTMGFDPKHNDPVESQQHRTLGQNSLVCFSPAVNQLPGSTLPLSGMGTVQVVPPFDYYSGFTGIQGQVAFPWVPVVPPVPHTVSNADMSRYDAAFYQGGTRRQDPHSNRNLNRMLGGAQQKETYETPLPMSPPVRANNGSPLDIEGLHADGSRLRNERPQSYREALRQQVTEKEECTRKEKEEKKRRDASELEAEVVYDPWGKGGGGAPIKDKHGNLFSDLYHMHRINNRMTSLRAEAGAPISQQESSHQSPLQQDRYKEELEQQMEEKKRKQAEERERLKILEEKEAKRLATERAHIQQRYEDEQRREKEIRNKHKRSNQAETRDTKEDISKGQKIQSSRRNERGPTPPVPALQRKHTNVVTSRPSSIVSPLKSKTERIVSAPNTQPVPESKPLAPAGQQEVIRELSALRNLLRTEQRKLELQLDQTETHRSHLSKH from the exons ATGCCCCCTTCCGCCTCAGCAGCACAGGAAATAACTCAACATTTCGACAGAG ATTCAGGTTTAACTGCTCTAGGAAGAGATTATgaaaagaagaagcagaagcTGCTGCTGGAGCTGCAGCTGGAGTACAAAGATTATGTTGCCAAG AAAAACGATTGTAAAACCCGTGTGCATGACGGGCAGCACCAGGGTCTTTCCTTGCCTATAGAGGAGAAGCTATCAACAAAG GAAAGGCTGAGagaagagagacagaaagaatGCAACCTTTTTCTCCAGGAGCAAGCTCAAAACAGGAAGATAAAGAGAGGAACACCTCCTGTTCCTTCTAAG CCAGAACTGCAAGCATCAGCAGCAACTAGTTCCGGCCCTGCTCTGTCCTTCCTAAATACCCAGACAAGCACACCGCCTGGATTCAAGGAGAGCTCTGAATCCAGGAGAAATGCTGCCACTCTGACCAAGGCAGGAAATAACGGAAGAACCCCAGACACCTGGAGACATGGCCCACAGAGGCGAAGGAGATGGCAAATTGATCAGCCAAAGAAGACACACAGCTCTGAGGAGGAGCTGAACacagatgaagaagaggactTTGATTTCAGAGGCCGAAGGAGGCAAGACAGAATCACTTATGAGCAGGAGTACAATGAGGAATCGGGAACCCCAGAGCGCAGAGGGAGAAG CATTAGTCAAACACCACAGAACACGGAGAAAGCAGCAAGACCTACACTCGTTACCAACAAGGAGGAGAAAGAGTTTGCAACTGGACTCATGATCG GGGCAGCAGAGGAACGGAGAGTTACTCAAATGAAGAAGGAGCAATATAGGCAGGAATTGCTTAGACAAATTGCAGAACAACAGGAAAACAAGATAAA AGAGAAGAAAACGTTGCTGAAAGTTGGTACCACTGAAGCTATAGCTCCTGGGAAAGAG tttgGCTCTGCATCTCAGCAGCCCGAGAGCTTCAAACGGGATGTTTTTGATACCATGGGGTTTGATCCCAAACATAATGATCCAGTTGAAAGCCAACAACACAGAACTCTTGGACAGAATTCCCTCGTGTGCTTCAGTCCAGCCGTCAATCAGCTGCCAGGGAGCACATTGCCTCTGTCTGGGATGGGAACAGTGCAAGTGGTCCCACCATTTGATTATTACAGCGGCTTCACAGGCATACAAGGACAGGTGGCCTTCCCATG GGTCCCTGTTGTTCCTCCTGTACCTCACACGGTTTCCAACGCTGACATGAGCCGGTATGATGCAGCTTTTTATCAAGGAGGAACCAGAAGGCAGGATCCCCATTCTAACCGCAATCTGA ATAGGATGCTTGGAGGGGCTCAGCAGAAGGAAACATATGAGACTCCCCTTCCAATGTCTCCCCCTGTCAGAGCCAATAA TGGGTCTCCTTTGGATATTGAGGGGCTTCATGCTGACGGTTCCAGGCTAAGGAATGAGAGACCCcagagctacagagaagcactAAGGCAGCAG GTTACAGAAAAAGAAGAGTGTacaagaaaagagaaagaggaGAAGAAGAGGCGAGATGCTTCTGAGCTGGAGGCTGAGGTGGTGTATGACCCCTGGGGGAAGGGCGGAGGAGGAGCTCCAATTAAAGACAAGCATGGAAACCTTTTTA gtgACCTGTATCACATGCACAGGATTAATAACAGAATGACCTCTCTGAGAGCTGAAGCTGGGGCTCCAATTTCTCAGCAAG AGTCGAGTCATCAGTCGCCTCTGCAGCAGGACAGGTACAAGGAGGAACTGGAACAGCAG ATGGAAGAGAAGAAGAGAAAGCAGGCCGAGGAACGGGAGCGTCTTAAGATCTTAGAGGAGAAAGAAGCGAAGAGGCTTGCGACGGAAAGGGCCCACATTCAGCAGCGATACGAGGATgagcagaggagagaaaaagagatCAGA aataaacacaaacgcagCAATCAAGCTGAAACTCGTGACACCAAGGAGGATATCAGCAAAGGGCAGAAAATTCAGAGTTCTCGTCGAAATGAG AGAGGACCTACTCCTCCTGTCCCAGCTTTGCAGAGGAAGCATACAAATGTTGTGACATCAAGGCCTTCCTCTATTGTGAGCCCACTTAAATCAAAGACT GAGCGCATTGTATCGGCGCCAAACACCCAACCAGTTCCTGAGAGCAAGCCTTTAGCACCCG CAGGTCAACAGGAAGTGATCAGAGAGCTGTCAGCACTCCGTAACCTTCTGAGGACAGAACAGAGAAAGCTGGAGCTTCAGCTGGACCAGACGGAGACTCACCGCTCTCATTTGAGCAAGCATTAA
- the LOC124857951 gene encoding centrosome and spindle pole-associated protein 1-like isoform X1 → MPPSASAAQEITQHFDRDSGLTALGRDYEKKKQKLLLELQLEYKDYVAKKNDCKTRVHDGQHQGLSLPIEEKLSTKERLREERQKECNLFLQEQAQNRKIKRGTPPVPSKPELQASAATSSGPALSFLNTQTSTPPGFKESSESRRNAATLTKAGNNGRTPDTWRHGPQRRRRWQIDQPKKTHSSEEELNTDEEEDFDFRGRRRQDRITYEQEYNEESGTPERRGRSISQTPQNTEKAARPTLVTNKEEKEFATGLMIGAAEERRVTQMKKEQYRQELLRQIAEQQENKIKEKKTLLKVGTTEAIAPGKEQFGSASQQPESFKRDVFDTMGFDPKHNDPVESQQHRTLGQNSLVCFSPAVNQLPGSTLPLSGMGTVQVVPPFDYYSGFTGIQGQVAFPWVPVVPPVPHTVSNADMSRYDAAFYQGGTRRQDPHSNRNLNRMLGGAQQKETYETPLPMSPPVRANNGSPLDIEGLHADGSRLRNERPQSYREALRQQVTEKEECTRKEKEEKKRRDASELEAEVVYDPWGKGGGGAPIKDKHGNLFSDLYHMHRINNRMTSLRAEAGAPISQQESSHQSPLQQDRYKEELEQQMEEKKRKQAEERERLKILEEKEAKRLATERAHIQQRYEDEQRREKEIRNKHKRSNQAETRDTKEDISKGQKIQSSRRNERGPTPPVPALQRKHTNVVTSRPSSIVSPLKSKTERIVSAPNTQPVPESKPLAPAGQQEVIRELSALRNLLRTEQRKLELQLDQTETHRSHLSKH, encoded by the exons ATGCCCCCTTCCGCCTCAGCAGCACAGGAAATAACTCAACATTTCGACAGAG ATTCAGGTTTAACTGCTCTAGGAAGAGATTATgaaaagaagaagcagaagcTGCTGCTGGAGCTGCAGCTGGAGTACAAAGATTATGTTGCCAAG AAAAACGATTGTAAAACCCGTGTGCATGACGGGCAGCACCAGGGTCTTTCCTTGCCTATAGAGGAGAAGCTATCAACAAAG GAAAGGCTGAGagaagagagacagaaagaatGCAACCTTTTTCTCCAGGAGCAAGCTCAAAACAGGAAGATAAAGAGAGGAACACCTCCTGTTCCTTCTAAG CCAGAACTGCAAGCATCAGCAGCAACTAGTTCCGGCCCTGCTCTGTCCTTCCTAAATACCCAGACAAGCACACCGCCTGGATTCAAGGAGAGCTCTGAATCCAGGAGAAATGCTGCCACTCTGACCAAGGCAGGAAATAACGGAAGAACCCCAGACACCTGGAGACATGGCCCACAGAGGCGAAGGAGATGGCAAATTGATCAGCCAAAGAAGACACACAGCTCTGAGGAGGAGCTGAACacagatgaagaagaggactTTGATTTCAGAGGCCGAAGGAGGCAAGACAGAATCACTTATGAGCAGGAGTACAATGAGGAATCGGGAACCCCAGAGCGCAGAGGGAGAAG CATTAGTCAAACACCACAGAACACGGAGAAAGCAGCAAGACCTACACTCGTTACCAACAAGGAGGAGAAAGAGTTTGCAACTGGACTCATGATCG GGGCAGCAGAGGAACGGAGAGTTACTCAAATGAAGAAGGAGCAATATAGGCAGGAATTGCTTAGACAAATTGCAGAACAACAGGAAAACAAGATAAA AGAGAAGAAAACGTTGCTGAAAGTTGGTACCACTGAAGCTATAGCTCCTGGGAAAGAG cagtttgGCTCTGCATCTCAGCAGCCCGAGAGCTTCAAACGGGATGTTTTTGATACCATGGGGTTTGATCCCAAACATAATGATCCAGTTGAAAGCCAACAACACAGAACTCTTGGACAGAATTCCCTCGTGTGCTTCAGTCCAGCCGTCAATCAGCTGCCAGGGAGCACATTGCCTCTGTCTGGGATGGGAACAGTGCAAGTGGTCCCACCATTTGATTATTACAGCGGCTTCACAGGCATACAAGGACAGGTGGCCTTCCCATG GGTCCCTGTTGTTCCTCCTGTACCTCACACGGTTTCCAACGCTGACATGAGCCGGTATGATGCAGCTTTTTATCAAGGAGGAACCAGAAGGCAGGATCCCCATTCTAACCGCAATCTGA ATAGGATGCTTGGAGGGGCTCAGCAGAAGGAAACATATGAGACTCCCCTTCCAATGTCTCCCCCTGTCAGAGCCAATAA TGGGTCTCCTTTGGATATTGAGGGGCTTCATGCTGACGGTTCCAGGCTAAGGAATGAGAGACCCcagagctacagagaagcactAAGGCAGCAG GTTACAGAAAAAGAAGAGTGTacaagaaaagagaaagaggaGAAGAAGAGGCGAGATGCTTCTGAGCTGGAGGCTGAGGTGGTGTATGACCCCTGGGGGAAGGGCGGAGGAGGAGCTCCAATTAAAGACAAGCATGGAAACCTTTTTA gtgACCTGTATCACATGCACAGGATTAATAACAGAATGACCTCTCTGAGAGCTGAAGCTGGGGCTCCAATTTCTCAGCAAG AGTCGAGTCATCAGTCGCCTCTGCAGCAGGACAGGTACAAGGAGGAACTGGAACAGCAG ATGGAAGAGAAGAAGAGAAAGCAGGCCGAGGAACGGGAGCGTCTTAAGATCTTAGAGGAGAAAGAAGCGAAGAGGCTTGCGACGGAAAGGGCCCACATTCAGCAGCGATACGAGGATgagcagaggagagaaaaagagatCAGA aataaacacaaacgcagCAATCAAGCTGAAACTCGTGACACCAAGGAGGATATCAGCAAAGGGCAGAAAATTCAGAGTTCTCGTCGAAATGAG AGAGGACCTACTCCTCCTGTCCCAGCTTTGCAGAGGAAGCATACAAATGTTGTGACATCAAGGCCTTCCTCTATTGTGAGCCCACTTAAATCAAAGACT GAGCGCATTGTATCGGCGCCAAACACCCAACCAGTTCCTGAGAGCAAGCCTTTAGCACCCG CAGGTCAACAGGAAGTGATCAGAGAGCTGTCAGCACTCCGTAACCTTCTGAGGACAGAACAGAGAAAGCTGGAGCTTCAGCTGGACCAGACGGAGACTCACCGCTCTCATTTGAGCAAGCATTAA